Proteins encoded within one genomic window of Pedobacter africanus:
- a CDS encoding uroporphyrinogen-III synthase: MQEMTDDRLRKVKSILVTLPKPETEKSPYFDLAKKYNLKIDFRSFIHVEGVPARDFRKDKITLSDFTAVVFTSRNAVDHFFRICEEMRYDVPADLKYFCISESTALYLQKYIQYRKRKIFFGKQTAADLAEVLKKHADEKFLYPCSDVATEDTMNFLQKNGYDFTPAVLFRTVVSDLSDLAEVFYDIIAFFSPSSIQSLYTNFPDFKQNNTRIAAFGVNTQKTVTDAGLIVDIAAPSPEAPSMIMAIENYIKKSNK; the protein is encoded by the coding sequence ATGCAAGAAATGACAGACGATAGGTTACGCAAAGTTAAAAGTATATTGGTAACCCTACCAAAGCCAGAAACAGAAAAGTCTCCATATTTTGATTTGGCAAAGAAGTACAACCTGAAAATTGATTTTAGATCATTCATTCATGTTGAAGGCGTTCCGGCCAGGGATTTTAGAAAAGACAAAATTACTTTAAGCGATTTTACAGCAGTAGTATTTACCAGTAGAAATGCAGTTGATCATTTTTTCAGGATATGTGAAGAAATGAGATACGATGTTCCAGCCGATCTGAAATATTTCTGTATATCCGAGTCGACCGCACTATACCTGCAAAAATATATTCAATATAGAAAGCGTAAGATCTTTTTTGGCAAGCAGACCGCGGCAGACCTTGCCGAGGTGCTGAAAAAGCACGCCGATGAGAAATTCCTTTATCCTTGTTCTGATGTGGCTACTGAAGACACCATGAATTTCCTGCAAAAGAACGGCTACGATTTTACTCCGGCAGTGTTGTTCAGGACAGTTGTGTCTGATCTTTCTGATCTTGCTGAAGTTTTTTACGATATTATTGCATTCTTCAGTCCATCGAGTATACAGTCACTGTATACAAATTTCCCCGATTTTAAACAAAATAACACTCGAATTGCCGCCTTTGGGGTTAATACTCAAAAAACGGTTACCGATGCAGGCCTGATCGTTGATATAGCGGCCCCATCGCCAGAAGCGCCTTCTATGATTATGGCAATTGAGAATTATATAAAGAAATCGAATAAATAA
- a CDS encoding DUF4271 domain-containing protein, translating into MRVIFLVGLSFALLAWNANAQVAAPLPDSTVVVKKKYTRIVRDSAFYARQKLVTDSILSHTWLLPDSLIDRNIVIDSILKANTYGRSGLYTRYKDFKASEKVSRYQTGTPVLKGNLWVLGVIALLMVLFASLKVSFSKQLQTIVQSFFSNRILNNLNKEDNLFTSWPFLLLFVQFGFTIGMFFYLVTQYYHMSFADTGFRFYVSISLLIVVLYVLKIVLLRLLGYLFNVQKAVNEYVSILYLSYFNIALMFIPLVIAFALSPLKYGPYYIAISFILLIIVFVFQFIRAGVNILSHYRFSKVYLFLYFCALEICPILILIKAIGL; encoded by the coding sequence ATGCGGGTTATTTTTCTGGTCGGTTTATCTTTTGCCTTGCTTGCATGGAATGCAAATGCGCAGGTTGCAGCGCCGCTGCCAGATAGTACCGTTGTAGTAAAGAAAAAATATACCAGAATAGTAAGAGATTCTGCTTTTTATGCCAGACAGAAGCTCGTGACAGATTCTATCTTATCACACACCTGGCTGCTTCCGGATTCACTGATTGACAGAAATATCGTTATTGACAGTATTTTAAAAGCCAATACCTATGGGCGCTCTGGTTTGTATACGCGGTATAAGGATTTCAAAGCTTCCGAAAAAGTAAGCCGTTATCAGACCGGAACACCCGTGCTTAAAGGGAATCTTTGGGTATTGGGCGTTATTGCTTTATTGATGGTGCTGTTTGCTTCTTTAAAAGTGTCGTTCTCCAAACAGTTGCAAACCATTGTGCAGTCTTTTTTTAGCAACAGGATTTTAAACAACCTGAATAAGGAAGATAACTTATTTACTTCCTGGCCATTTTTGCTTTTGTTTGTGCAGTTTGGCTTCACTATCGGGATGTTCTTTTACCTGGTAACGCAGTATTATCATATGTCGTTTGCCGATACAGGTTTCCGCTTTTATGTAAGTATATCCCTGCTGATTGTTGTGCTTTATGTGTTGAAAATTGTATTGCTGCGTTTACTGGGTTACCTTTTTAATGTTCAGAAAGCTGTAAACGAATATGTTTCCATATTATATTTAAGTTATTTTAACATTGCCCTGATGTTTATTCCGCTGGTCATCGCTTTTGCGCTATCTCCTTTAAAGTATGGGCCTTATTATATTGCCATTTCCTTTATTCTGCTAATTATTGTGTTTGTTTTTCAATTTATTAGGGCAGGGGTAAATATTTTATCTCATTATCGGTTTTCAAAAGTATATTTATTTTTGTACTTTTGTGCCCTCGAAATCTGCCCTATATTAATATTAATCAAGGCGATAGGATTATAA